A section of the Primulina eburnea isolate SZY01 chromosome 1, ASM2296580v1, whole genome shotgun sequence genome encodes:
- the LOC140805284 gene encoding scarecrow-like protein 15: MKVPFTANDQNNSKSIERNVNRNPATGCSPYEPKSVLELRGSPSPVTDQKPTTNSNTDNNIVGSVCGHGSLQLEDQDHVLVNQNLEDWDSLMRELGLHDDSTAPVSKPIINSQFENTRISQDQYSTLSEFSTVSTFDSTQFVPADFGLLSDVSTYTTASFNQPAGDFNNCNWNGGFDYIDELIRLAECFETNSLQLGHVILARLNQRLRSPAGKPLQRAAFYFKEAFQSLLTGSNPITRPASSSEIIQTIKAQNIFASISPITMFSSFTANQAMLDALEGSIRVHVIDFDIGLGGHWASFMRELAEKADSRKGGLPILRISALIPDDCAMESRLTRENLAQFARELDIRFEIEFVLIRTFEYLSFKSIKFMDGEKVAVLLSPAIFRHVGSGFLNDLRQVSPQVVVHVDVEGPMGFRSSSYRQTVIDGLEFYSTLLESLEAANFDGGGDYMQRIETYVLFPRILEDAGSAGRSVTPLREALVAAGLRQVRLSQFAEFQAEFLLRKIEVRGFHVAKRQAEMLLCWHDRPLVATSAWGY; the protein is encoded by the coding sequence ATGAAAGTCCCCTTTACTGCTAACGATCAAAATAATTCCAAATCAATCGAGCGTAACGTCAACAGGAATCCGGCCACCGGCTGCTCCCCCTACGAGCCCAAATCGGTTCTTGAACTACGAGGGAGCCCCAGCCCCGTCACGGATCAAAAGCCCACCACCAATTCCAACACTGATAACAACATAGTGGGCTCTGTTTGTGGTCACGGCTCTCTTCAGCTGGAAGATCAAGATCATGTTCTGGTCAATCAGAACTTGGAGGATTGGGATTCGTTGATGAGAGAATTGGGCTTGCATGACGATTCCACTGCTCCGGTTTCAAAACCAATAATCAATTCTCAATTCGAAAACACTCGGATTAGTCaagatcaatactcaactcttTCTGAATTTTCAACTGTTTCCACGTTTGATTCAACCCAGTTTGTGCCAGCTGATTTTGGGCTTCTCTCCGATGTATCGACGTACACTACAGCCTCTTTCAATCAACCCGCCGGTGATTTCAACAACTGCAACTGGAACGGGGGGTTCGATTACATCGATGAGTTGATTcgacttgctgagtgttttgaGACCAACTCGCTTCAACTCGGGCACGTTATATTAGCGCGGCTCAATCAACGCTTGAGGTCTCCTGCTGGTAAGCCTCTTCAGAGAGCTGCTTTCTATTTCAAAGAAGCCTTTCAATCGCTACTCACTGGATCGAATCCGATCACTCGTCCCGCAAGCTCTTCGGAGATAATTCAAACTATCAAAGCTCAAAATATCTTCGCCAGCATCTCTCCGATCACCATGTTTTCAAGCTTCACGGCTAATCAAGCCATGCTCGACGCTTTAGAAGGCTCTATTCGAGTCCATGTCATCGACTTCGACATCGGGCTGGGAGGCCACTGGGCTTCCTTCATGAGAGAACTGGCGGAGAAAGCAGACTCGCGTAAAGGCGGGCTGCCGATTCTTCGAATTTCAGCTCTTATTCCTGACGATTGCGCCATGGAATCAAGATTGACCAGAGAAAATTTAGCACAGTTTGCACGAGAGCTAGATATAAGGTTCGAGATAGAGTTTGttttgatacgaaccttcgaataCTTATCCTTCAAATCCATCAAATTCATGGACGGTGAGAAGGTCGCGGTCCTCTTATCCCCCGCGATATTCCGGCACGTCGGATCTGGATTTCTGAACGATCTCCGGCAAGTTTCGCCACAAGTAGTGGTGCATGTGGACGTCGAAGGGCCGATGGGTTTCAGATCTTCGTCGTATAGGCAGACGGTAATCGATGGGCTGGAGTTTTACTCCACGCTTTTGGAATCCTTGGAAGCTGCTAACTTCGACGGCGGCGGGGATTACATGCAGCGCATAGAGACGTACGTGCTGTTCCCCAGGATCCTTGAAGATGCCGGGTCAGCGGGGCGGAGCGTGACGCCGCTGAGGGAGGCGCTTGTGGCTGCGGGGCTAAGGCAGGTGAGGCTGAGCCAGTTTGCCGAGTTTCAAGCGGAGTTTTTACTTAGGAAAATTGAAGTCCGAGGATTCCACGTTGCCAAGAGACAGGCGGAGATGCTGCTTTGCTGGCATGACAGGCCACTGGTTGCCACGTCAGCTTGGGGGTATTAG
- the LOC140805354 gene encoding zinc finger protein GAI-ASSOCIATED FACTOR 1-like isoform X1, with the protein MIPRCPLTPLQGTELPPLRNQLLRSGTFLECQFLYVLFLDPDAEVIALSPNTLLATNRFVCEICSKGFQRDQNLQLHRRGHNLPWKLKQRSGKEIKKRVYVCPEQSCVHHDPTRALGDLTGIKKHYCRKHGEKKWKCDKCSKNYAVQSDWKAHLKICGTKEYKCDCGTLFSRRDSFITHRAFCDALAEESTKVQAVATTPCADEDPKVDVLAPTAPQQPPSPPPTPPPAALQAPAHTRVSTDTTSSVLHVQTPDLLESTIPNPTITPISEETLPLVNLTTSCSSGSSSNGSSSSKVFASLFASTTSTASLPSQTTGFTDLFRAISHPDHVQGITQPSSSEPVSLSLAMNQGSSIFGTAGQERRQYAPAPQPVMSATALLQKAAQMGATASNASLLRGLGLVSSSTSHTGSQEWSGQRIEPNGASLAVSLGLGLACDGGSGLKELMLGAPSVFGPKHPTLDLLGLGVAASGGSGGGLSALMSSINGGLDVTGSAPPFYGGEYGGEDMRRRSS; encoded by the exons ATGATTCCGCGGTGTCCGTTGACTCCTCTTCAGGGAACCGAACTGCCGCCCCTCCGAAACCAGCTACTAAGAAGCGGAACCTTCCTGGAATGCCAG TTTTTGTATGTGTTATTCCTAGATCCTGATGCGGAGGTGATTGCTTTATCCCCAAATACTTTGTTGGCGACGAATAGATTCGTTTGCGAAATTTGCAGCAAAGGTTTTCAGAGGGACCAGAATTTACAGCTTCATCGGAGGGGTCATAATTTGCCATGGAAGCTTAAGCAAAGGTCAGgtaaagaaataaagaaaagaGTTTACGTCTGCCCCGAACAGAGCTGCGTCCATCACGATCCCACACGGGCCTTGGGCGATTTGACGGGAATCAAGAAGCATTACTGCAGAAAACATGGGGAGAAGAAGTGGAAATGTGACAAGTGCTCCAAGAACTACGCGGTGCAGTCGGATTGGAAGGCGCATTTGAAGATTTGTGGAACAAAGGAGTATAAATGTGATTGTGGAACTTTGTTTTCGAG GAGGGATAGTTTTATTACACACAGGGCCTTTTGTGATGCATTAGCAGAGGAAAGTACAAAAGTGCAGGCGGTGGCTACGACTCCATGTGCTGATGAAGATCCAAAAGTTGATGTCCTTGCACCAACAGCACCACAGCAGCCTCCGTCGCCGCCACCAACACCACCACCGGCTGCACTACAGGCCCCAGCACATACACGCGTTTCCACTGATACAACCTCTTCTGTTTTACATGTTCAAACACCAG ATTTGCTAGAAAGCACTATCCCAAATCCCACTATCACTCCGATTTCCGAGGAGACGCTCCCTCTGGTCAACTTGACAACAAGTTGCAGCAGCGGCTCCAGTAGCAATGGAAGTTCAAGCAGTAAAGTCTTTGCCAGCCTGTTTGCTTCGACGACATCAACAGCAAGTTTGCCATCTCAGACAACCGGATTTACTGATTTATTCCGAGCAATTTCTCATCCAGACCATGTTCAAGGCATCACACAACCTTCATCTTCCGAACCTGTATCACTCTCCCTGGCAATGAATCAAGGTTCGTCAATTTTCGGGACGGCAGGGCAAGAACGGAGGCAGTATGCTCCTGCTCCTCAGCCAGTCATGTCTGCGACAGCATTGCTTCAGAAGGCTGCTCAGATGGGTGCCACGGCATCAAATGCCTCATTACTAAGAGGCCTCGGGTTAGTGTCTTCCTCCACGTCCCATACTGGTTCACAAGAATGGAGCGGGCAGCGAATCGAGCCCAACGGGGCATCGTTAGCTGTCAGCCTTGGCCTTGGACTGGCCTGTGACGGGGGGTCAGGTCTAAAGGAACTCATGTTGGGCGCTCCATCGGTTTTCGGTCCTAAGCATCCTACTCTCGACCTTCTCGGGCTAGGAGTGGCCGCAAGTGGCGGATCAGGTGGCGGGCTATCGGCCCTAATGTCGTCCATCAATGGTGGGCTTGATGTTACCGGCTCAGCTCCGCCATTTTACGGTGGAGAATATGGGGGCGAAGACATGAGAAGGAGAAGCTCATGA
- the LOC140805354 gene encoding zinc finger protein GAI-ASSOCIATED FACTOR 1-like isoform X2: MNDSAVSVDSSSGNRTAAPPKPATKKRNLPGMPDPDAEVIALSPNTLLATNRFVCEICSKGFQRDQNLQLHRRGHNLPWKLKQRSGKEIKKRVYVCPEQSCVHHDPTRALGDLTGIKKHYCRKHGEKKWKCDKCSKNYAVQSDWKAHLKICGTKEYKCDCGTLFSRRDSFITHRAFCDALAEESTKVQAVATTPCADEDPKVDVLAPTAPQQPPSPPPTPPPAALQAPAHTRVSTDTTSSVLHVQTPDLLESTIPNPTITPISEETLPLVNLTTSCSSGSSSNGSSSSKVFASLFASTTSTASLPSQTTGFTDLFRAISHPDHVQGITQPSSSEPVSLSLAMNQGSSIFGTAGQERRQYAPAPQPVMSATALLQKAAQMGATASNASLLRGLGLVSSSTSHTGSQEWSGQRIEPNGASLAVSLGLGLACDGGSGLKELMLGAPSVFGPKHPTLDLLGLGVAASGGSGGGLSALMSSINGGLDVTGSAPPFYGGEYGGEDMRRRSS; the protein is encoded by the exons ATGAATGATTCCGCGGTGTCCGTTGACTCCTCTTCAGGGAACCGAACTGCCGCCCCTCCGAAACCAGCTACTAAGAAGCGGAACCTTCCTGGAATGCCAG ATCCTGATGCGGAGGTGATTGCTTTATCCCCAAATACTTTGTTGGCGACGAATAGATTCGTTTGCGAAATTTGCAGCAAAGGTTTTCAGAGGGACCAGAATTTACAGCTTCATCGGAGGGGTCATAATTTGCCATGGAAGCTTAAGCAAAGGTCAGgtaaagaaataaagaaaagaGTTTACGTCTGCCCCGAACAGAGCTGCGTCCATCACGATCCCACACGGGCCTTGGGCGATTTGACGGGAATCAAGAAGCATTACTGCAGAAAACATGGGGAGAAGAAGTGGAAATGTGACAAGTGCTCCAAGAACTACGCGGTGCAGTCGGATTGGAAGGCGCATTTGAAGATTTGTGGAACAAAGGAGTATAAATGTGATTGTGGAACTTTGTTTTCGAG GAGGGATAGTTTTATTACACACAGGGCCTTTTGTGATGCATTAGCAGAGGAAAGTACAAAAGTGCAGGCGGTGGCTACGACTCCATGTGCTGATGAAGATCCAAAAGTTGATGTCCTTGCACCAACAGCACCACAGCAGCCTCCGTCGCCGCCACCAACACCACCACCGGCTGCACTACAGGCCCCAGCACATACACGCGTTTCCACTGATACAACCTCTTCTGTTTTACATGTTCAAACACCAG ATTTGCTAGAAAGCACTATCCCAAATCCCACTATCACTCCGATTTCCGAGGAGACGCTCCCTCTGGTCAACTTGACAACAAGTTGCAGCAGCGGCTCCAGTAGCAATGGAAGTTCAAGCAGTAAAGTCTTTGCCAGCCTGTTTGCTTCGACGACATCAACAGCAAGTTTGCCATCTCAGACAACCGGATTTACTGATTTATTCCGAGCAATTTCTCATCCAGACCATGTTCAAGGCATCACACAACCTTCATCTTCCGAACCTGTATCACTCTCCCTGGCAATGAATCAAGGTTCGTCAATTTTCGGGACGGCAGGGCAAGAACGGAGGCAGTATGCTCCTGCTCCTCAGCCAGTCATGTCTGCGACAGCATTGCTTCAGAAGGCTGCTCAGATGGGTGCCACGGCATCAAATGCCTCATTACTAAGAGGCCTCGGGTTAGTGTCTTCCTCCACGTCCCATACTGGTTCACAAGAATGGAGCGGGCAGCGAATCGAGCCCAACGGGGCATCGTTAGCTGTCAGCCTTGGCCTTGGACTGGCCTGTGACGGGGGGTCAGGTCTAAAGGAACTCATGTTGGGCGCTCCATCGGTTTTCGGTCCTAAGCATCCTACTCTCGACCTTCTCGGGCTAGGAGTGGCCGCAAGTGGCGGATCAGGTGGCGGGCTATCGGCCCTAATGTCGTCCATCAATGGTGGGCTTGATGTTACCGGCTCAGCTCCGCCATTTTACGGTGGAGAATATGGGGGCGAAGACATGAGAAGGAGAAGCTCATGA
- the LOC140810197 gene encoding uncharacterized protein isoform X1 has product MKGSEDQIEGKKKEAAMNWVQRKIYLYNVTFGLYMLDWWERLLFNAVVLVLMWFVCLNGAHHISEIYRSYRDTLPVAGASNLIII; this is encoded by the exons ATGAAAG GAAGCGAAGATCAAATCGAGGGAAAGAAAAAAGAAGCAGCGATGAATTGGGTTCAACGTAAAATCTACCTTTACAATGTCACGTTCGGACTCTACATGCTTGATTGGTGGGAGCGTTTACTCTTCA ATGCAGTGGTGCTTGTGTTAATGTGGTTCGTTTGCCTAAACGGGGCTCATCATATATCAGAGATTTACAGAAG CTATCGTGATACATTACCAGTCGCAGGAGCCTCAAATCTGATCATAATTTGA
- the LOC140810197 gene encoding uncharacterized protein isoform X2: protein MNWVQRKIYLYNVTFGLYMLDWWERLLFNAVVLVLMWFVCLNGAHHISEIYRSCMVRSCLKQTNRMIQQH from the exons ATGAATTGGGTTCAACGTAAAATCTACCTTTACAATGTCACGTTCGGACTCTACATGCTTGATTGGTGGGAGCGTTTACTCTTCA ATGCAGTGGTGCTTGTGTTAATGTGGTTCGTTTGCCTAAACGGGGCTCATCATATATCAGAGATTTACAGAAG CTGTATGGTGAGAAGTTGCTTGAAGCAGACAAATAGAATGATACAGCAACATTGA